Proteins found in one Paenibacillus borealis genomic segment:
- a CDS encoding PLP-dependent aminotransferase family protein has product MKKSAGVEQSNPLFRQVYEFMLNRIERGEWKAHDKLPSIRLLADELGVHRLTVFKAYRALTENGMLYVKDKSGYYVSPGSRLANSVEEGAAILGYTVKSPMSDIQRKPVTYQFSQALIDPGLLPNLFLSDYVKKVFDLYPKVMGTYSSVQGDEELRTTLSRHFHDRYRLQLSAGELLITSGAQQAINLIAGIMLGPMDAVLVERPTYSVALDIFRRAGARLVPVEISPQGYDLAAVEELMRRHKPRMFYINPTHHNPTGYTVPAKQRKLLVELAERYRCLLVEDDPFRDMHFEEEPPTPFFAYDTEGWVIYISSFSKYVAPGLRICAVACRYPFMERLIAAKSLADNGTPLLNQKIFLHYYTSPRLQQHLGKLRIALQVHKEIMEEELAAAGWEWTAPQGGLNLWVKLPDTVPVDTLFVRCMEQSISFVPGEICDPLGEMKSWLRLSYSFASEGLLREGMRRLTAIAREIEAEGRRGE; this is encoded by the coding sequence ATGAAAAAATCTGCGGGAGTAGAGCAAAGTAATCCGTTGTTCCGCCAGGTCTATGAGTTCATGCTGAACCGGATCGAGCGGGGGGAGTGGAAGGCTCATGACAAGCTGCCGTCGATCCGGCTGCTGGCGGATGAGCTGGGTGTCCACCGGCTGACGGTATTTAAGGCTTACCGGGCATTGACGGAGAACGGCATGCTGTATGTCAAAGACAAATCCGGTTATTATGTATCGCCGGGAAGCCGGCTGGCTAATTCTGTGGAAGAGGGAGCCGCAATACTTGGCTATACGGTCAAGAGTCCGATGTCCGATATTCAGCGGAAGCCGGTGACCTACCAGTTCTCTCAGGCGCTGATTGATCCGGGTCTGCTGCCAAACCTGTTTCTGTCCGATTATGTCAAAAAAGTATTCGACCTCTACCCGAAGGTCATGGGTACCTATTCCTCCGTGCAGGGGGATGAGGAGCTGCGCACGACGCTGAGCAGGCATTTCCATGACCGGTACCGGCTGCAGCTGTCGGCTGGCGAGCTGCTGATTACCTCGGGCGCACAGCAGGCGATTAATCTGATCGCCGGGATCATGCTCGGCCCGATGGATGCCGTGCTGGTGGAGCGCCCGACTTATAGTGTGGCGCTGGATATTTTTCGCCGGGCCGGCGCGCGGCTGGTTCCGGTGGAGATCTCGCCGCAGGGGTATGATCTGGCGGCGGTAGAAGAACTGATGCGCAGGCATAAGCCGCGGATGTTCTATATTAACCCGACGCATCATAATCCGACGGGCTATACCGTGCCGGCTAAGCAGCGCAAGCTGCTCGTTGAGCTGGCGGAGCGCTACCGCTGTCTGCTGGTGGAGGATGACCCGTTCCGTGATATGCACTTTGAGGAGGAGCCGCCTACGCCGTTCTTCGCCTATGATACGGAGGGCTGGGTCATCTATATCAGCAGCTTCAGCAAATACGTGGCCCCCGGGCTGCGTATCTGCGCTGTGGCCTGCCGTTATCCGTTCATGGAGCGGCTGATTGCCGCCAAGTCCCTGGCGGACAACGGGACTCCGCTGCTGAATCAGAAGATCTTTCTCCACTACTACACCTCGCCGCGCCTGCAGCAGCATCTCGGCAAGCTGCGGATTGCGCTCCAGGTGCATAAGGAGATTATGGAGGAGGAGCTTGCGGCGGCCGGCTGGGAATGGACCGCACCGCAGGGCGGGCTGAACCTGTGGGTGAAGCTGCCGGATACGGTGCCCGTGGACACGCTGTTTGTGCGCTGCATGGAGCAGTCAATCTCCTTCGTTCCCGGCGAAATCTGCGATCCGCTGGGTGAAATGAAGTCCTGGCTGCGCCTCAGCTACTCCTTCGCCAGCGAAGGGCTGCTGCGCGAAGGCATGCGGCGGCTGACCGCGATTGCCCGGGAGATCGAGGCGGAGGGCAGGCGTGGAGAGTGA
- a CDS encoding STM4011 family radical SAM protein — MKAILYYRGSLSSCNYDCPYCPFGKTRDSAATLAKDRENLAAFVRWVSEQGAAGHRLSVFFNPYGEGLTHRWYRDAMITLSHMEHVDKVAIQTNLSARLDFTAELNPAKAAFWATYHPGQVSEEKFLAQCMTVYEQGIPFSVGSVGVHGAFAAIASLRGALPEDVYLWVNAYKDKPDYYTEEDVSFLSGIDPYFQINAADYDSLGKTCNAGSNVFYVQGAGLVKRCYKDRGVIGNLYRDGLEGLAAQRSCRMKVCDCYIGYIHMPELGLEQIYGPGLLERIPYSAAERIPTELRETGFLR, encoded by the coding sequence ATGAAGGCGATCCTCTACTACCGCGGCTCCCTCTCTTCCTGCAACTATGACTGCCCGTACTGCCCCTTCGGCAAAACAAGAGACAGCGCCGCCACCCTCGCCAAAGACCGCGAGAATCTCGCGGCCTTCGTCCGCTGGGTGTCGGAGCAGGGGGCGGCAGGCCACCGGCTGTCTGTTTTCTTCAACCCCTACGGGGAAGGACTGACGCACCGCTGGTACCGGGATGCGATGATCACTCTATCCCATATGGAGCATGTGGACAAAGTCGCCATCCAGACCAATCTGTCGGCCCGGCTTGATTTCACCGCAGAGCTGAACCCGGCCAAAGCCGCCTTTTGGGCGACCTATCATCCGGGTCAGGTGTCTGAGGAAAAGTTTCTGGCACAGTGTATGACTGTATATGAGCAGGGCATTCCTTTCAGCGTGGGCAGTGTAGGCGTACACGGTGCTTTTGCGGCGATTGCCTCGCTGCGCGGCGCCCTGCCGGAGGATGTCTATCTGTGGGTGAACGCCTACAAGGACAAGCCGGATTATTATACTGAAGAGGATGTAAGCTTCCTTAGCGGAATAGATCCCTATTTCCAGATCAATGCTGCGGACTATGACAGCCTAGGCAAGACCTGCAATGCAGGCAGCAATGTGTTCTATGTGCAAGGCGCCGGTCTCGTGAAACGCTGCTATAAGGACCGGGGTGTGATCGGCAACCTCTACCGCGACGGTCTCGAAGGACTGGCCGCGCAGCGGAGCTGCCGGATGAAAGTCTGCGACTGCTACATCGGCTATATCCATATGCCGGAGCTTGGTCTGGAGCAGATTTACGGCCCCGGCCTGCTGGAACGGATTCCTTACAGCGCGGCAGAGCGGATCCCAACCGAATTGAGGGAAACGGGATTTCTGCGGTGA
- a CDS encoding STM4012 family radical SAM protein, translated as MTSIRQSPHHKSNDGQPPFSSRELQEWTGQITANPYRNYLYSYPHKTAYREFESPLSLEELWRDEPAESFFLYMHIPFCGARCGFCNLFTLPDKRANVHAEYVDALERQAKQWAAFTSHKPYARFAIGGGTPSLLAPAQLNRLFGIAADIMGVDLAATSISVETSPETLTEEKLSILKEHTVDRVSMGIQSFVAAESAAIYRPQDPDVVYRALELLGKYDFPILNLDLIYGLPGQTVESWLYSLNQALLHEPEEIFIYPLYTREHTIVKPGDLLRQSDIRHECYQAACQLLAEHGYRQYSMRRFAKENAGTAKDILDYSCQEEGMVGLGCGARSYTRNVHYASRYGVSRKATESIIADYVAAERYDTADYGIVLSLAEQKRRFILKAVLHSEGLTVADYSRRFGSSLWMDHPELGLLLQSGFATDEEGILQLTPEGLGYSDSIGDWFISGEIREQMKEFVLP; from the coding sequence ATGACGTCAATCCGGCAATCCCCTCATCACAAGAGTAACGACGGGCAACCTCCCTTCTCCTCAAGGGAGCTTCAGGAATGGACCGGACAGATCACGGCCAATCCATACCGCAATTATCTCTATTCCTATCCGCACAAAACGGCTTACCGCGAGTTTGAATCCCCCCTCTCCCTGGAGGAGCTATGGCGAGATGAGCCTGCGGAGAGTTTTTTCTTATATATGCATATTCCCTTCTGCGGCGCACGCTGCGGCTTCTGCAACCTGTTCACCCTGCCTGACAAAAGAGCGAATGTCCACGCCGAGTACGTAGACGCGCTTGAACGGCAGGCGAAGCAGTGGGCCGCGTTCACCAGCCACAAGCCTTATGCACGCTTCGCCATCGGCGGCGGAACGCCAAGCCTGCTCGCTCCCGCGCAGCTGAACCGGCTGTTCGGCATTGCTGCGGATATCATGGGAGTGGACCTTGCGGCCACGTCCATCTCCGTCGAAACCTCACCCGAGACGCTGACGGAGGAGAAGCTGTCGATCCTGAAAGAGCATACCGTGGACCGGGTCAGCATGGGCATCCAGAGCTTCGTGGCCGCTGAGTCGGCTGCCATCTACCGGCCGCAGGACCCGGATGTGGTGTACCGGGCGCTTGAGCTGCTGGGCAAATACGATTTTCCCATCCTCAATCTGGATCTAATCTACGGGCTTCCGGGCCAAACGGTGGAATCTTGGCTCTATTCGCTGAATCAGGCGCTGCTGCATGAGCCGGAGGAGATCTTCATCTATCCGCTCTACACCCGTGAACATACAATTGTGAAGCCGGGGGATCTGCTGCGCCAGAGCGATATCCGCCATGAATGCTACCAGGCCGCATGCCAGCTGCTGGCAGAGCATGGCTACCGCCAGTATTCAATGCGCAGATTTGCCAAGGAGAATGCAGGAACCGCCAAGGATATTCTTGATTACAGCTGCCAGGAGGAAGGCATGGTCGGCCTCGGCTGCGGCGCCCGGTCCTATACCCGGAATGTACATTATGCCTCCCGATACGGTGTCAGCCGCAAAGCTACGGAGTCCATTATTGCTGATTATGTAGCTGCTGAGCGGTACGATACTGCTGACTATGGAATCGTGCTGAGCCTTGCAGAACAGAAACGGCGGTTTATTCTGAAAGCGGTTCTGCACAGCGAAGGCCTCACTGTGGCGGATTACAGCCGGCGGTTTGGGTCTTCGCTGTGGATGGATCATCCAGAGCTGGGCCTGCTGCTACAGAGCGGCTTCGCCACGGATGAAGAGGGCATCCTGCAGCTGACTCCAGAGGGACTTGGCTACTCCGATTCCATCGGTGACTGGTTTATCTCCGGCGAGATCAGGGAGCAGATGAAGGAGTTCGTCCTGCCATGA
- a CDS encoding STM4013/SEN3800 family hydrolase has product MTDMNAVVGTHDILMITLDTLRYDAAVLEEANCPNLCGNGSWEKRHTPGSFTYAAHHAFFGGFLPTPATTNKAEHVRLFHSRNTGLKTHPHTWLFDTPDMVSGLAAAGYQTVCIGGVIFFSKKVPLARVLPGYFQHSYWRMTFGVTNPRSTEHQVNHALKILNNTPLDQRLFMFLNVSAIHGPNHMFLPGAKRDSVDSQRAALRYADGELGRLFAAFRERGNPVFCLAFSDHGEAYGEDGYQGHRLAHETVWNVPYREFIL; this is encoded by the coding sequence ATGACCGATATGAATGCCGTTGTCGGCACCCACGATATCTTAATGATTACGCTTGATACGCTGCGCTATGATGCCGCTGTTCTGGAGGAGGCCAACTGTCCCAATCTGTGCGGCAACGGTTCCTGGGAAAAGCGGCATACACCCGGCAGCTTCACTTATGCAGCCCATCACGCCTTCTTCGGCGGATTCCTGCCCACTCCGGCCACTACGAACAAGGCTGAGCATGTGCGTCTGTTCCATTCCCGGAATACCGGGCTCAAAACCCATCCCCATACCTGGCTGTTCGACACACCGGATATGGTATCAGGGCTGGCGGCTGCGGGATATCAGACGGTGTGTATCGGCGGCGTAATCTTTTTCAGCAAAAAAGTGCCCCTCGCCCGCGTCCTGCCCGGTTATTTCCAGCACAGCTACTGGCGGATGACGTTCGGGGTGACGAACCCGCGCTCGACCGAACATCAGGTGAATCACGCACTCAAAATATTGAACAATACACCGCTTGACCAGCGTCTGTTCATGTTCCTGAATGTCTCGGCGATCCATGGCCCGAACCACATGTTCCTGCCGGGGGCGAAGCGTGATTCTGTGGACAGCCAGCGCGCTGCCCTCCGTTATGCCGACGGTGAACTGGGCCGTCTGTTTGCTGCCTTCCGCGAACGCGGCAATCCGGTCTTCTGCCTGGCTTTCTCCGATCACGGCGAGGCTTACGGCGAAGACGGCTATCAGGGCCACCGGCTGGCGCATGAAACGGTGTGGAATGTTCCTTACCGCGAGTTCATTTTATAG